The Bdellovibrionales bacterium DNA segment TTTAATCACCTTTTTGGGAAAAATGCAAAAGACCGCATTCGACTGCACCGGCTGGGTGACCGTCACCTGCGGCAGATCGCTCAGTTGCTGCGATAAAAGCGTCGCCATATGGCACTGATGGCGGGCGATCTCCTTCCAGAGGTTGTTCTCGAAGTAGGTGAGGAATTGCGCCGCAATAAAGCGCGTCTTAGAGGGCAGTTGACAGGACTGCTTTCGCATAAATTTAAAATCTTCATCGAGCTCAGGCGAGTTGACCATGACGATCTCGCCGCCGAGTAAACCATTTTTAGTCCCACCAAAAGAAACAACGTCGGCCAGTTGAAGGATATCTTTAAGATGGCAGTCTAAGGCCACGGCGGCGTTAGCGAGACGAGCCCCGTCGATATGAAAGATCAAATTCTTTTCTCGGCAAAAATCGCGAATCGCCGTCATCTCCTCCAGGGAGTAAACAGTTCCGTATTCGGTGGGTTGGGTGATAGAAACGGCCTTGAGCTGGCTGTAGTGTTGGTCGCCCCGGCGTATCCAGTGAGTCTCGATATCTTTCACCGAAAGTTTTCCCTGGTGATGAGGCACCGTGAGCACTTTGCAACCGATGAGTTTTTCGGGCGCGCCACATTCGTCCACATGGAGATGAGCCACGTTAGTGCATAAAACGCTGTGATGAGATTGAACACCTGTGCCGAGAGCTAAAACGTTGGCGGCAGTCCCATTAAAAACGATATGAGAATTGTGGCAGCCGAAATTTTGACGAATATATTTTTTTAAACTCTGAGACAAATCATCCATCTCGTAACTGGGGGCGTAGCCGGCGTTGTTCTCGACGAGAGCCTGCAGGATCTGAGGATGAACTCCGGAGTGATTATCACTTCCAAAGCTGATGCGAGATTTAAGAGTGGAGGAAGACATGGAGCACCTGGGCCGCCAATTTAGCGGTGCGTTCGTCGATGTCGAGAGGAGGAGAGACTTCAAAAATGCCGAGGCAGCGGACATCGAGGCGTTGATTTAAAATTTGAAACAGAGTGAGAAATTCGTGAGGAATGAACCCGGTGGCGTAACTGGCACTACAGCCCGGGGCGTAGGCGGAGGAGAAGGAGTCCATATCGAGGCTCAAGTAGGTCGGGCGAGGGGATAACAAAAGGGGAGCCAGCGTGTCGAGTGAGGTTTGCACGAAATTGTTTTTAAAGTTGAGCTCTTCCAACGTCAGAATTTTTGCACCTTTGCTTTTGGCCCATTCGTAATGAGTGGGACTATTGCAGTGAGCTTGAATTCCCATTTCGACAAAATCAAATTCTCCGAGCTCCGTATCGCTGAGCAAGCGATAGAACGGCGTGCCACTTGAAAGACCTTGCGTGGTCGGTCGTACATCGAGATGGGCGTCAAAATTAATCACTAGCGGCCGGTGCTTTGAATTCCGCTGAGCCCTGAGAAAGCCAGCTCCTTCGGCGTAGGCGTAATCGTTGCCGCCACCGAGACCGATCCAGCGATGTCCCTTTTCCATATGGGAGTAAGAAACGGCTTTGACGGCTTCGTGTCGAGCCTCCAGGGGCGAATTTAATTTTAAATTTCCGAGATCAAAAAAAGATTTGGCGTTGGAAGCCCAAGGAGAGGGCGTCATTTTATAAAAGTGTTTACGGATGAGATCGGGAGCGAGGGCGGCGCCGAGGCGTCCGCCGTTGAGTTTGATTCCTTCGTCGTCGGGATAGCCCGCAATGATGCAAGAGTCGGGAGCCCGTCGAGGGCTGACAAATTCACCTAAGCGCTTGTCTCCCTCCTTCGTCGACTTAAAAAAAAGATCTGTCGAACACGGTTCAAACTGGCTCATAAAGTTCCTACTTTAAAAGCTTTGCCACTTGGTCCCAGTTGACGAGTTTCCAGAAGGCTTCGAGAAACTTCGGACGAGCATTACGGTAATCGATGTAGTATGCGTGCTCCCAAACATCACAAGTTAAAAGTGCCGTCTGGTTCTTAGTCATTGGTGTTTCGGCATTTGAAGTCTGTGTGATGGCGAGTGAGCCATCTGGGTTTTGCACGAGCCAAGCCCAACCACTTCCAAACTGAGTGATGGCGGCGTTAGTGAATTTTTCTTTAAATTTTTCGACAGACTCGAAATTCTTTTTGATGGCGTCTGCGACTTTGCCTTGGGGCTCGCCGCCACCTTTAGGGCTTAAGCAATTCCAAAAGAACGTGTGATTCCAAACTTGAGCCGAGTTGTTGAAAACTCCGCCAGAGGATTTTTTGATGATGTCTTCGAGAGACATGTTTTCGAATTCTGTGCCTTTGATCAATTCGTTGAGTTTCGTAACGTAAGTCTGATGATGTTTTCCGTAATGATACTCAAGAGTTTCTGCGGACATGTGGGGAGTGAGAGCATCTTTTGAGTAAGGAAGTTCGGGTAAAGTGAAAGCCATTTGAGACTCCTTCGTTAAAGTTAGGTCTCGAACTATAGTCAATTTCGCTTAAGTGTTCAAAAGGATTGAAGATTGCTATTAGACGCGCGAAGTTACGCCCTAACCCCCTGAACATATACATTTATGTGAATCTCGTGCCGCCCTGTTGAAATTTCAGACCAATGGGGTAATTACCGAAGTACGCGATTTTATCGCAATTGGAGGGAGAGAGAATGAAAGCAATTCTATTTTTAGGGACATTGGTGTTTGTCGCGTCTCAAGCCGTGGCGAATCCAGATCCCAAAGACATATTTAATTTCGTATTTGATGTGATCCAAGATCAGATCAACAAAGATAATGGTCCTCAACATTATGGACCCGGTCATGGATACGGTCCTGGTTTTCCTGGCGGTCCTCATCATCCCGGCAACCCCGGTCCCGGTTGGCCACCACCGCCGCCACCTCCTGTTGCGAACAAAGTGATTCTTGAGCAAAACGGCGCCAATCTTCTTTTAGGTCGAACGTTCATTCAGAATAAAGCTGTCGACAGCGTCGACTTCCCGGCCTGTAACGCGAGCGCGAACCAACGCGTGACTCATTTGATCGTGCGCGCTCAGCAGAGTGCCGTTCAGCTCAATCGTGTGCGCGTGACTTATGCCAACGGGCAAGAGATCGTACTTTTGCAGAACGTTGCTCTTCAGAAAGGTCAAAGCACGACGTGGATTCCGTTAGATCAAGCTCGCTGCGTGCGCAAGATCCGTGTGAACGGTGAGGCTTTCGGTCCTGGACCTTATTCAAAAACAGCGGTTGTTTCCTTTATCGGTTATATCGAAGGATACTAAGCGCCCGCGAGACCTGTCGCTTTCTTGACAGGTCTCAATCCCAGATTTAACGGCACCCGATTGCTCAAAGTCCAGCCACTAGAGACCATAGATCTACGGTACATCTTGGGGGGACGCATGAATTGGGGAATGATCCGCACGGCTGCGGCAGTTTTAGTAATATCTCAGACCGCATTCGCGGGTGATTATTGGTTCGAATTAAAAGCCAAAGACAAATACGAACGCAGCGATCTTGCGGCTCAGGGCTTTGATATTGTCAGTGTTGAAAAAGATCGGGTGACCGTCGTCGGTGACGAATCCGAAATTGAAAAGGCCGAACAAACGGGCCGTTTAATATCAGTTTATAAATCGGGAATGTCTCCGTTTGATTTCCCCGCAAAGGACGAACAGTTTCATAACTACAAAGAGCAAACAGAAATTCTTCAGGGTATTGTTAAAAAATATCCAGAGATCGCAACTCTGGAGTCCATCGGAAAAACGGCGGAGCAAAGAGAGATTTGGGTTTTACGTTTATCGAAAGCCAAGCCGTCGGCTGATTTGCCCGCGACCTTGTTGATGGGCGGTCACCATGCGCGTGAGCACGTTTCGGTTGAAGTTCCCTTATTTCTCGCGAAGTATTTGATCGAGAATTATGAGAAGAAAAATCCCCGGATCGTTGCGATGTTAGAGAGTCAGGAAGTGTTCATTATTCCGCAGCTCAATATCGACGGTTCGGAATACGATATCGAAGGCGGCAAATATAAAAGTTGGCGCAAAAACCGCTCGCGAAACGCCAACGGGACTTTCGGAACGGATCTTAATCGCAATTATGGTTTTGGCTGGGGAGATGTGGGCGCAAGTTCAAATCCTGCGAGCGACACTTATCACGGCCCCAACCCTTTTAGCGAACCGGAAAGTCAGGCGGTGAAAAACTTTATCGAAAAGCATTTAAACATTTCGGTATTAGTGAGTTATCACACGTTTTCGGAATTGATTCTTTGGCCCTGGGGACATGTCGACGAAGAGCTTCCCAACAAAAAAGATCTCGCGGTTTTTAAGACCATGGGGAACGCCATGGCGAAAATGACGGGCTACACACCTATGAAATCCGGTGATCTTTATTTGGCAAGTGGGGACACCTGCGATTGGGCTTACGGTGTCCATGGGATCTTCGCCTTCACGTTTGAGTTAGATCCCAAGAGCATGTGGGAGGGTGGCTTCTATCCCGGTCAGAGCGTTCTGACTGAGGTGTTCAATAAAAATCTGGAGCCGGCGCTGTACATGATCGAGAGCTCGAAGAATCCTTATGGGGTTAATCCATAAAATTTGGTGGTGCCAGGGCGATAGGATCACGAGGGATCGACAAGTATTACGGTTTCGAGAAAAGATTGAGGCAGCTTCGAAATTGGAAAATCTCGCGGGGATTGGCGCGCTCGATTCTGGCGACGTCTTTGTGGAACTGACGATCCGCCTGAGCGACGCGATCGAGATCTAAAGATTTGTAGGAGAATTTTTTAAATCGCATGGAGTAGGACACGGGAACTTGGTCCATGGGAGGTGAAGACTTCCACTTTCTGTGATTGAACCAGCCTCGCCGCTCCTCGAGAGATCGGACTTCGATCCTTAAGCTTTGAGTGGAGGTGTCTAAAGTGAACGTGTATTCCATCGTCGAACGAATATCCCCATCAATGGCGCGCTTGAAACGGCCCTGTGCATAGAAGTTGGTGTGCATTTGCAAAACACGAAGTTCGACGACGTTTTCTGATACCTTGAGCGAGCTCTGTTCAAAAACGCCCACCTGCTTTTC contains these protein-coding regions:
- a CDS encoding low specificity L-threonine aldolase is translated as MSSSTLKSRISFGSDNHSGVHPQILQALVENNAGYAPSYEMDDLSQSLKKYIRQNFGCHNSHIVFNGTAANVLALGTGVQSHHSVLCTNVAHLHVDECGAPEKLIGCKVLTVPHHQGKLSVKDIETHWIRRGDQHYSQLKAVSITQPTEYGTVYSLEEMTAIRDFCREKNLIFHIDGARLANAAVALDCHLKDILQLADVVSFGGTKNGLLGGEIVMVNSPELDEDFKFMRKQSCQLPSKTRFIAAQFLTYFENNLWKEIARHQCHMATLLSQQLSDLPQVTVTQPVQSNAVFCIFPKKVIKPLKDEYFFYVWDEHTLECRLMTSFGTREQDIINFVTRLKSLLRE
- a CDS encoding formimidoylglutamase — encoded protein: MSQFEPCSTDLFFKSTKEGDKRLGEFVSPRRAPDSCIIAGYPDDEGIKLNGGRLGAALAPDLIRKHFYKMTPSPWASNAKSFFDLGNLKLNSPLEARHEAVKAVSYSHMEKGHRWIGLGGGNDYAYAEGAGFLRAQRNSKHRPLVINFDAHLDVRPTTQGLSSGTPFYRLLSDTELGEFDFVEMGIQAHCNSPTHYEWAKSKGAKILTLEELNFKNNFVQTSLDTLAPLLLSPRPTYLSLDMDSFSSAYAPGCSASYATGFIPHEFLTLFQILNQRLDVRCLGIFEVSPPLDIDERTAKLAAQVLHVFLHS
- a CDS encoding superoxide dismutase [Fe] (SodB; iron binding; present under aerobic and anaerobic conditions; destroys free radicals), with translation MAFTLPELPYSKDALTPHMSAETLEYHYGKHHQTYVTKLNELIKGTEFENMSLEDIIKKSSGGVFNNSAQVWNHTFFWNCLSPKGGGEPQGKVADAIKKNFESVEKFKEKFTNAAITQFGSGWAWLVQNPDGSLAITQTSNAETPMTKNQTALLTCDVWEHAYYIDYRNARPKFLEAFWKLVNWDQVAKLLK
- a CDS encoding DUF2541 family protein, producing the protein MKAILFLGTLVFVASQAVANPDPKDIFNFVFDVIQDQINKDNGPQHYGPGHGYGPGFPGGPHHPGNPGPGWPPPPPPPVANKVILEQNGANLLLGRTFIQNKAVDSVDFPACNASANQRVTHLIVRAQQSAVQLNRVRVTYANGQEIVLLQNVALQKGQSTTWIPLDQARCVRKIRVNGEAFGPGPYSKTAVVSFIGYIEGY
- a CDS encoding zinc carboxypeptidase; its protein translation is MNWGMIRTAAAVLVISQTAFAGDYWFELKAKDKYERSDLAAQGFDIVSVEKDRVTVVGDESEIEKAEQTGRLISVYKSGMSPFDFPAKDEQFHNYKEQTEILQGIVKKYPEIATLESIGKTAEQREIWVLRLSKAKPSADLPATLLMGGHHAREHVSVEVPLFLAKYLIENYEKKNPRIVAMLESQEVFIIPQLNIDGSEYDIEGGKYKSWRKNRSRNANGTFGTDLNRNYGFGWGDVGASSNPASDTYHGPNPFSEPESQAVKNFIEKHLNISVLVSYHTFSELILWPWGHVDEELPNKKDLAVFKTMGNAMAKMTGYTPMKSGDLYLASGDTCDWAYGVHGIFAFTFELDPKSMWEGGFYPGQSVLTEVFNKNLEPALYMIESSKNPYGVNP